Proteins from one Nodularia sp. LEGE 06071 genomic window:
- a CDS encoding DUF751 family protein codes for MFDGFWDNVFRYPRYFITILLGVFLNSIEPLMPLLKRPVTMIALLGFFVGVLVFMSLTVRAMLGFSAV; via the coding sequence ATGTTTGACGGATTTTGGGATAACGTCTTTCGCTACCCCCGCTACTTCATTACTATCCTCTTAGGGGTGTTTCTGAACTCGATTGAGCCATTAATGCCACTGCTAAAACGGCCTGTGACTATGATCGCTCTCTTGGGTTTCTTTGTGGGTGTCCTAGTTTTCATGAGTCTCACCGTCCGGGCGATGCTGGGCTTTAGTGCAGTCTAA
- a CDS encoding response regulator, with product MIGNFARPLLVIEDSDEDFEAFSRIMKKQSVVNPVFRCKDGEEALDFLYRNGSYRDRQKYPRPAIILLDLNLPGTDGREILEQIKQDDNFKHIPVVVFTTSSNPKDIEICYRYCVASYILKPIDINRLVETIQTFVTYWLDIVILPDAVNN from the coding sequence ATGATTGGTAATTTTGCCAGACCTTTATTAGTCATTGAAGATAGCGACGAAGACTTTGAAGCCTTTAGTCGAATCATGAAAAAACAATCGGTGGTCAATCCTGTCTTTCGCTGTAAAGATGGCGAAGAGGCGCTAGACTTTCTTTACCGCAATGGGTCTTACCGTGATAGGCAAAAATATCCTCGTCCCGCGATTATTTTACTCGATTTAAATTTACCGGGAACTGATGGGCGAGAAATTTTAGAACAAATTAAGCAGGATGACAATTTCAAACATATCCCTGTAGTTGTATTCACCACGTCATCTAATCCTAAAGATATTGAAATATGTTACAGATATTGTGTTGCTAGTTATATATTAAAACCAATTGATATTAATAGATTGGTGGAAACTATTCAAACTTTCGTCACTTATTGGTTAGATATTGTAATTCTTCCTGATGCTGTTAACAATTAG
- a CDS encoding PD-(D/E)XK nuclease superfamily protein codes for MALTQGGRANQAGKILETNVESILTGHSYFQVGNHVTKDFLLTANLLKKRYAKQVSIGTGIYQTSLKVDFYVVGSPIMPSGLIIECKWQESGGSVDEKFPYLNLNIQNSYPAPTIVVIGGEGMREGSIKWLRQQVTSNNNLLAVQTLDRFIAWTNKNF; via the coding sequence ATGGCTCTAACTCAAGGTGGACGGGCAAATCAGGCAGGGAAAATTTTAGAAACTAATGTAGAAAGTATCTTAACTGGACATAGTTATTTCCAAGTAGGAAACCATGTCACCAAAGACTTTTTATTAACTGCTAATTTATTAAAAAAACGCTATGCCAAACAAGTTAGTATCGGCACGGGAATTTATCAAACTAGCCTGAAAGTTGATTTTTATGTAGTCGGCTCACCGATAATGCCATCTGGATTAATTATTGAATGTAAATGGCAAGAAAGTGGTGGTTCAGTTGATGAAAAGTTTCCTTATTTGAATTTGAATATTCAAAACTCTTACCCAGCACCAACTATAGTAGTCATTGGCGGGGAAGGCATGAGAGAAGGATCAATTAAATGGCTCAGACAACAAGTTACATCTAACAATAATTTATTAGCAGTACAAACTTTAGATAGATTTATCGCCTGGACAAATAAAAATTTTTAA
- the rbfA gene encoding 30S ribosome-binding factor RbfA, with translation MATNRRISRVAELIKREVSQMLLHGIKDDRVGTGMVSVTFVDVSGDLQHAKVYVSIYGTDEAKSETMAGLKSATGFVRSELGSRVRLRRTPEVIFIEDDSIERGTKVLSLLNKLEDERSPDSLTMAENTTDEDDEFSE, from the coding sequence ATGGCTACTAATCGCCGCATTTCCCGCGTTGCTGAGTTGATTAAACGGGAAGTTAGCCAAATGCTACTCCACGGTATTAAGGATGATCGTGTGGGTACTGGAATGGTCAGTGTTACCTTTGTGGATGTTTCTGGTGATCTCCAACACGCCAAAGTCTACGTCAGTATTTATGGTACAGATGAAGCCAAGTCAGAAACAATGGCAGGCTTAAAGTCAGCCACGGGTTTTGTTCGTAGCGAACTTGGTTCACGAGTGAGGCTACGTCGTACCCCAGAAGTGATTTTTATCGAAGATGATTCCATCGAACGGGGTACTAAGGTGTTGTCGCTGTTGAACAAACTTGAAGATGAGCGATCGCCTGACAGTTTGACAATGGCCGAGAATACTACTGATGAAGATGATGAATTTTCCGAATAA
- a CDS encoding DNA adenine methylase yields the protein MVSQIAKETCPRPFLKWAGGKSRLISQYIPYFPQQYKTYYEPFLGGGAIFFHLHPPAAILTDINAELITTYRCVRDHVEELISLLQKHQNQHNKDYYYDVRAYPEGSDLEKAARLIYLNKTCFNGLYRVNSQGKFNVPMGSYKNPNICPENILQAASTALSTVEIKQADFTNVLNYATSSDDFVFLDPPYHPISNTSYFTGYNGNSFSAKDQERLRDTCAELASRGVKIMVCNSDCELVRKLYSQINFNIYRIAASRSINCNIKNRGMIYELLITSY from the coding sequence ATGGTAAGTCAAATCGCCAAAGAAACTTGCCCGCGTCCCTTTTTAAAGTGGGCAGGAGGGAAAAGTCGGTTAATCTCACAATACATTCCCTATTTTCCCCAGCAATATAAAACTTACTATGAGCCATTTTTAGGTGGTGGAGCTATTTTTTTCCATCTCCATCCTCCCGCTGCCATATTAACTGATATTAATGCCGAATTAATTACTACTTATCGCTGTGTTAGAGATCATGTTGAGGAATTAATCTCCCTACTGCAAAAACATCAAAACCAGCATAATAAAGACTATTACTATGATGTGAGAGCTTATCCTGAAGGTAGCGATTTAGAAAAAGCGGCGCGGTTAATTTATCTGAATAAAACTTGCTTTAATGGACTTTATCGAGTTAATTCTCAAGGTAAATTCAATGTGCCGATGGGGAGTTATAAAAATCCTAATATTTGCCCAGAAAATATCCTGCAAGCCGCCTCAACTGCCCTCTCCACAGTGGAAATCAAACAAGCTGATTTTACAAATGTCCTCAATTATGCAACTAGCAGTGATGATTTTGTCTTTTTAGATCCCCCTTATCATCCTATAAGTAATACTAGTTATTTCACAGGATATAATGGAAATTCTTTTAGTGCAAAAGACCAAGAACGCTTGAGAGATACTTGTGCAGAATTGGCTAGTCGGGGAGTTAAAATTATGGTCTGTAATTCTGATTGTGAACTGGTGAGAAAACTGTACAGTCAAATAAATTTTAATATTTATCGCATCGCCGCATCACGTTCGATTAATTGTAATATCAAAAACCGGGGAATGATTTACGAATTATTAATTACATCATATTAA
- a CDS encoding ATP-binding protein: protein MSNNDITISFTVDLSNCNKEPIHIPGSIQPHGVLFALKEADLTILQVSENTLNVFGLRPEELLNKKLSDLLDSDQISLLKDSLNQEDLLIVNPIELTINLDNETVLFDGILHRNQGIVILELEPTNLDKSHGFFKFYHLVKVAMSKLQSASNLAEISQIIVKQVQKITSFDRVMLYRFDQNWHGTVIAEEKQEYLAAYLGLHYPASDIPTQARKLYTQNWLRLIPNTYYQPVAIVPTNNPLTEEPLDLSRSVLRSVSPLHIEYMHNMGVTASMSISIIKDGNLWGLIACHHQSPKYIPYEIRNACELLGQMASLQMAAKEDSEDVEDKIQVKSCHSKLVEYMTLENNFIDGLINNQPNLLNLVNAQGAAVCFHGNYSTVGKTPEQQDIQDLVEWINQNQQEEIFYTDALAEVYPQAEKLRDVASGLMALSISKSQKNYVLWFRPEVVQTVTWGGNPNKPVEVKQNGSIRLSPRKSFELWQETVLLKSLAWKPYEVNAALELRSAIIGMVLRKADELAQLNIELERSNNELDAFAYIASHDLKEPLRGIHNYSNFLIEDYGDTLNEEGKNKLKTLIRLTQRMEDLIDSLLHFSRLGRVDLSMQETDLNDLVHRSLDLLSARIEEIHIDIQIPRPLPTIYCDRVQLGEVFNNLIANSIKYNDKAEKCIEIGYIDESPLPITFYVRDNGIGIREKHFEAIFRIFKRLHGPTKYGGGTGAGLTIAKKIVERHGGKIWVDSAYGQGSTFYFTLQGVD from the coding sequence GTGAGTAATAACGATATTACTATCTCTTTCACAGTTGACCTCAGTAACTGTAATAAAGAGCCAATTCATATTCCTGGCTCAATTCAGCCTCATGGAGTTTTATTTGCCCTAAAAGAAGCAGATTTAACTATCCTGCAAGTCAGCGAGAATACATTAAATGTATTTGGTTTGCGACCCGAAGAATTACTAAACAAAAAATTAAGCGATTTGCTCGATTCAGACCAAATTAGTTTACTAAAAGATTCTTTAAATCAAGAAGATTTATTAATTGTTAATCCCATTGAATTGACCATCAATTTGGACAATGAAACCGTGCTTTTTGATGGTATTCTTCACCGTAATCAGGGAATTGTAATTTTAGAATTAGAACCTACAAACTTAGATAAAAGTCATGGTTTTTTCAAATTTTACCATTTAGTCAAAGTAGCAATGTCAAAGCTACAATCTGCATCTAATTTAGCAGAAATTAGTCAGATTATAGTCAAACAAGTTCAGAAGATTACTAGTTTTGATAGAGTAATGCTCTATCGATTTGATCAAAATTGGCATGGTACAGTGATTGCTGAAGAAAAACAAGAATATCTGGCAGCTTATTTGGGGTTACATTACCCAGCTTCGGATATTCCCACACAAGCCAGAAAACTCTATACTCAAAACTGGCTGAGACTAATACCAAATACATACTATCAGCCTGTGGCCATTGTGCCAACCAATAATCCTCTGACTGAGGAACCTTTAGATTTAAGCAGGTCAGTTTTAAGGAGTGTCTCGCCTTTACACATTGAGTATATGCATAATATGGGCGTGACTGCATCCATGTCAATTTCCATTATCAAAGATGGAAACCTATGGGGACTAATTGCTTGTCATCATCAATCACCTAAATATATTCCCTATGAAATTCGTAACGCCTGCGAATTGTTGGGGCAAATGGCATCTTTACAAATGGCGGCTAAAGAAGATAGCGAAGATGTGGAAGATAAGATTCAGGTGAAATCTTGCCATTCCAAGTTAGTGGAGTATATGACATTAGAAAATAACTTCATTGATGGTTTAATTAACAACCAACCAAATCTCCTCAATCTGGTGAATGCTCAAGGAGCAGCAGTGTGTTTTCATGGTAATTATTCTACAGTTGGTAAAACTCCTGAACAACAAGATATTCAAGATTTAGTGGAATGGATAAATCAAAACCAGCAAGAGGAAATTTTCTACACTGATGCGCTAGCTGAAGTTTACCCACAGGCAGAAAAATTGCGGGATGTTGCTAGTGGTTTGATGGCACTTTCAATTTCCAAAAGTCAAAAAAATTATGTTTTGTGGTTTCGTCCAGAGGTAGTGCAAACTGTAACTTGGGGTGGGAATCCAAATAAACCTGTAGAAGTGAAACAAAATGGCAGTATCCGCCTATCACCCCGTAAATCTTTTGAATTATGGCAAGAAACTGTACTATTAAAATCACTTGCTTGGAAACCCTATGAAGTGAATGCAGCGCTGGAATTAAGAAGTGCAATTATTGGCATGGTGCTGCGGAAAGCCGATGAACTAGCACAGTTGAATATTGAACTAGAACGCAGTAATAACGAATTAGATGCCTTTGCCTATATTGCTTCTCATGATTTAAAAGAACCACTGCGCGGTATTCACAATTACTCTAACTTCCTGATTGAAGATTATGGTGATACCCTCAACGAAGAAGGTAAAAACAAATTAAAAACATTGATTCGTCTCACCCAGAGGATGGAGGATTTAATCGATTCGCTGCTGCATTTTTCTCGCTTGGGGAGAGTAGACCTTTCCATGCAGGAAACAGACCTCAATGATTTGGTGCATCGCAGTTTAGACTTATTGAGCGCCCGCATTGAAGAGATTCACATAGATATTCAAATTCCCCGACCGCTACCTACAATATATTGCGATCGCGTCCAATTAGGCGAAGTCTTTAATAATTTGATTGCTAACTCCATCAAGTACAACGATAAAGCCGAAAAATGTATTGAAATTGGTTATATAGATGAATCGCCATTGCCAATCACATTCTACGTGCGAGATAATGGGATCGGTATTCGAGAGAAACACTTTGAAGCAATTTTTCGGATTTTCAAACGACTACACGGACCGACTAAATATGGTGGAGGGACTGGGGCGGGATTGACGATCGCCAAAAAAATCGTAGAACGACATGGCGGTAAAATTTGGGTGGATTCAGCCTACGGTCAGGGTAGTACATTTTATTTCACATTACAAGGAGTGGACTAA
- a CDS encoding response regulator, producing the protein MEEFIPTSLALAGFRILVVDDDEDSRFYITTVLAADGATVTTVESAAAALEVLPELQPDVCICDIAMPGEDGYSFIRKVRALTKDRGGQVPAVALTAYADPEDRIRALEAGFQIHVAKPVDPEELVITVANLMNFVHNNHPFKS; encoded by the coding sequence ATGGAAGAATTTATCCCAACTTCTCTGGCTCTTGCTGGCTTCAGGATTCTCGTAGTGGATGATGATGAGGATAGCCGCTTTTATATTACTACTGTTTTAGCAGCAGATGGTGCCACTGTGACAACAGTTGAGTCAGCCGCCGCCGCACTAGAAGTTTTACCTGAGTTGCAGCCTGATGTGTGTATCTGTGATATTGCTATGCCTGGGGAAGATGGCTACAGCTTCATCCGGAAAGTACGGGCGTTAACAAAAGACAGAGGTGGACAAGTCCCCGCAGTTGCTTTAACGGCCTATGCTGATCCGGAGGATCGTATCCGGGCTTTAGAGGCTGGCTTTCAAATTCATGTAGCGAAACCAGTTGACCCAGAAGAGTTAGTGATCACAGTCGCCAATTTGATGAATTTTGTCCATAACAATCATCCTTTCAAAAGCTAA
- a CDS encoding DUF4327 family protein, protein MSVNTVPSINYYSYYSLDVIQDEARRLVERGMVSRQQPIYTLCQYIPAREWVCVECELEKCDFLLRDRIGDLIGREQWEND, encoded by the coding sequence ATGAGTGTGAATACGGTGCCTTCTATCAATTACTACTCTTACTATTCCTTGGATGTAATCCAAGATGAAGCTCGCCGACTGGTGGAAAGGGGAATGGTCAGTCGGCAACAGCCAATATATACTCTGTGCCAATACATTCCTGCAAGAGAGTGGGTTTGCGTTGAATGTGAGTTAGAAAAATGTGACTTTCTATTACGCGATCGCATTGGCGATCTGATTGGTCGTGAACAATGGGAAAACGACTAA